In one Ictalurus furcatus strain D&B chromosome 28, Billie_1.0, whole genome shotgun sequence genomic region, the following are encoded:
- the kcmf1 gene encoding E3 ubiquitin-protein ligase KCMF1: MSRHEGVSCDACLKGNFRGRRYKCLICYDYDLCASCYESGATTTRHTTEHPMQCILTRVDFDLYYGGEAFSVEQPQSFTCPYCGKMGYTETSLQEHVTSEHAETTTEVICPICAALPGGDPNHVTDDFAAHLTLEHRAPRDLDESSGVRHVRRMFHPGRGLGGPRARRTNMHFTSSSTGGLSSSQSSSYSPSNREAMDPIAELLSQLSGVRRSAGGQLNPSGPSASQLQQLQMQLQLERQQAQAARQQLETARNATRQRSNASNISASVPPPSTATNTAITESNPMASHSSQFLLTRLNEPKMSEAERQALESERADRSLFVQELLLSTLMREESSSSDEDERRDFADFGAMGCVEIMPLDVALESLNLKESSAGKEPPPPPL, translated from the exons GTGTGAGCTGTGACGCGTGTTTAAAAGGGAACTTCAGGGGGCGCCGATACAAGTGTTTAATTTGCTACGACTACGACCTGTGCGCGTCGTGTTACGAAAGTGGAGCCACCACAACCCGACACACCACGGAACACCCCATGCAGTGCATACTAACCAGGGTAGACTTCG atCTGTATTATGGCGGAGAAGCGTTTTCAGTAGAGCAGCCCCAGTCGTTTACTTGTCCGTACTGCGGCAAAATGGGTTACACAGAAACGTCTCTACAGGAACACGTCACCTCGGAGCATGCAGAGACTACCACAGAGGTG ATCTGCCCCATATGTGCAGCTTTGCCTGGAGGCGACCCCAATCATGTGACGGACGACTTCGCTGCTCATCTCACACTTGAACACAGAGCACCAAGAGATTTA GATGAGAGCAGCGGGGTGCGGCACGTGCGCCGGATGTTTCACCCTGGGCGTGGACTGGGCGGCCCTCGGGCACGGAGGACTAACATGCACTTTACCAGCAGCTCCACCGGGGGGCTCTCATCCTCACAAAGCTCCTCTTACTCCCCGAGCAATCGGGAAGCTATGGACCCTatagcag agctgctgtctcAGCTGTCAGGCGTTCGGCGCTCTGCAGGCGGCCAGCTGAACCCTTCGGGCCCGTCGGCCTCGCAACTACAGCAGTTGCAGATGCAGTTGCAGCTGGAGCGGCAGCAGGCGCAGGCGGCACGTCAGCAACTGGAAACGGCACGCAACGCCACGCGCCAGCGCAGCAACGCGAGCAACATCAGCGCCAGCGTGCCGCCGCCCAGCACCGCGACAAACACAGCCATAACCGAGAGCAACCCGATGGCCTCCCACAGCTCCCAGTTCCTCCTCACACG GTTGAACGAGCCGAAGATGTCTGAGGCAGAGCGTCAGGCTCTGGAGAGCGAGCGCGCCGACCGGAGCCTGTTCGTGCAGGAGCTGCTGCTGTCCACGCTGATGCGCGAGGAGAGCTCTTCTTCCGACGAGGATGAGCGGCGAGACTTCGCCGACTTCGGCGCCATGGGCTGCGTGGAGATCATGCCTTTGGACGTGGCGCTGGAGAGCCTGAACCTGAAGGAGAGCTCTGCAGGCAAAGagcctccacctcctcctctttGA